The following coding sequences lie in one Arabidopsis thaliana chromosome 3, partial sequence genomic window:
- the NEK4 gene encoding NIMA-related kinase 4 (NIMA-related kinase 4 (NEK4); FUNCTIONS IN: protein serine/threonine kinase activity, protein kinase activity, kinase activity, ATP binding; INVOLVED IN: protein amino acid phosphorylation; LOCATED IN: cellular_component unknown; CONTAINS InterPro DOMAIN/s: Protein kinase, ATP binding site (InterPro:IPR017441), Protein kinase, catalytic domain (InterPro:IPR000719), Serine/threonine-protein kinase domain (InterPro:IPR002290), Serine/threonine-protein kinase-like domain (InterPro:IPR017442), Protein kinase-like domain (InterPro:IPR011009), Serine/threonine-protein kinase, active site (InterPro:IPR008271); BEST Arabidopsis thaliana protein match is: NIMA-related kinase 2 (TAIR:AT3G04810.2); Has 126311 Blast hits to 124068 proteins in 4177 species: Archae - 117; Bacteria - 14403; Metazoa - 46720; Fungi - 12754; Plants - 30797; Viruses - 521; Other Eukaryotes - 20999 (source: NCBI BLink).) encodes MERYEVLEQIGKGSFGSALLVRHKQERKKYVLKKIRLARQSDRARRSAHQEMELISTVRNPFVVEYKDSWVEKGCYVCIVIGYCQGGDMTDTIKRACGVHFPEEKLCQWLVQLLMALDYLHSNHILHRDVKCSNIFLTKEQDIRLGDFGLAKILTSDDLTSSVVGTPSYMCPELLADIPYGSKSDIWSLGCCMYEMAAHKPPFKASDVQTLITKIHKLIMDPIPAMYSGSFRGLIKSMLRKNPELRPSANELLNHPHLQPYISMVYMKLESPRRSTFPLQFSERDATLKERRRSSFSNDRRLNPSVSDTEAGSVSSSGKASPTPMFNGRKVSEVTVGVVREEIVPQRQEEAKKQSGAARTPRVAGTSAKASTQRTVFKHELMKVSNPTERRRRVSLPLVVENPYTYESDITALCSLNSPDVSVNTPRFDKIAEFPEDIFQNQNRETASRREVARHSFSSPPCPPHGEDNSNGSITKDKCTVQKRSVSEVKQRRFDTSSYQQRAEALEGLLEFSAKLLQQERYDELGVLLKPFGAERVSSRETAIWLTKSFKEASV; translated from the exons ATGGAGCGGTATGAAGTCTTGGAGCAGATCGGGAAAGGGTCCTTTGGCTCTGCTCTTCTTGTTAGACACAAACAAGAACGCAAGAA ATACGTTTTGAAAAAGATTCGTCTCGCCCGCCAGTCTGATAGGGCTCGACGATCAGCTCATCAGGag ATGGAGCTCATTTCTACTGTCCGCAATCCATTTGTTGTCGAGTACAAAGATTCATGGGTTGAAAAG GGTTGCTATGTGTGCATTGTTATTGGATATTGCCAAGGCGGGGACAT GACAGATACCATCAAAAGAGCATGTGGTGTTCATTTTCCTGAGGAG AAATTATGCCAATGGCTTGTCCAACTATTAATGGCCCTCGATTATCTTCACTCCAACCATATTCTTCACCGCGATGTCAAG TGTTCTAACATATTCTTGACAAAAGAGCAAGACATACGGCTTG GTGACTTTGGACTCGCTAAGATTCTAACTTCTGATGACCTTACATCCTCT GTTGTTGGAACTCCAAGCTACATGTGTCCTGAGCTTCTTGCTGACATACCTTACGGATCAAAGTCAGACATTTGGTCGTTGG GATGCTGCATGTATGAAATGGCTGCTCATAAACCTCCTTTCAAAGCTTCC GATGTGCAGACACTGATCACCAAAATACACAAGTTGATAATGGATCCTATTCCCGCCATGTATTCCGGCTCATT CCGAGGCCTTATTAAAAGCATGTTGAGGAAAAATCCTGAACTCAGGCCAAGC GCTAACGAGCTGCTTAACCATCCTCATCTTCAGCCTTACATCAGTATGGTTTATATGAAGCTAGAGAGCCCCAGAAGAAGCACTTTTCCACTCCAATTTTCTGAGAGGGACGCTACATTGAAGGAAAGAAGGCGTTCATCATTCAGCAACGACAGGAGATTGAATCCGAGTGTCTCTGATACAGAAGCaggttctgtttcttcttcaggaaAAGCATCTCCTACACCAATGTTTAATGGAAGAAAAGTGTCAGAAGTAACTGTGGGAGTCGTCAGAGAAGAAATTGTTCCTCAACGGCAAGAGGAAGCCAAGAAGCAATCAGGTGCAGCCAGAACACCAAGAGTGGCTGGGACCTCAGCTAAAGCAAGCACGCAGCGTACTGTTTTTAAACATGAACTA ATGAAGGTATCGAATCCTACagagaggagaaggagagtatCTCTGCCGTTGGTCGTGGAAAATCCTTACACTTATGAATCAGATATTACAGCTCTTTGTTCCCTAAATTCACCGGATGTTTCTGTAAACACTCCAAGATTCGACAAGATCGCTGAATTCCCTGAAGATAtcttccaaaaccaaaacagagagacaGCGTCAAGAAGAGAAGTAGCTAGgcactctttttcttctcctccttgtCCGCCTCATGGTGAGGACAATTCCAACGGTTCGATCACAAAGGACAAGTGTACTGTACAGAAAAGGTCAGTTTCGGAGGTAAAACAGAGAAGGTTCGACACGTCATCGTATCAGCAGCGTGCGGAGGCTCTGGAGGGACTGCTGGAGTTCAGTGCAAAGCTTTTGCAGCAGGAACGGTACGATGAGCTCGGGGTTCTGCTTAAACCCTTTGGAGCCGAGAGGGTGTCTTCGAGGGAGACGGCCATCTGGTTGACCAAGAGCTTCAAAGAAGCTTCCGTGTAG
- a CDS encoding 2-oxoglutarate (2OG) and Fe(II)-dependent oxygenase superfamily protein (2-oxoglutarate (2OG) and Fe(II)-dependent oxygenase superfamily protein; FUNCTIONS IN: oxidoreductase activity; INVOLVED IN: pollen development; LOCATED IN: cellular_component unknown; EXPRESSED IN: 22 plant structures; EXPRESSED DURING: 13 growth stages; CONTAINS InterPro DOMAIN/s: Oxoglutarate/iron-dependent oxygenase (InterPro:IPR005123); BEST Arabidopsis thaliana protein match is: 2-oxoglutarate (2OG) and Fe(II)-dependent oxygenase superfamily protein (TAIR:AT4G13400.1); Has 166 Blast hits to 166 proteins in 65 species: Archae - 0; Bacteria - 7; Metazoa - 0; Fungi - 62; Plants - 68; Viruses - 0; Other Eukaryotes - 29 (source: NCBI BLink).), protein MAETEILEPYQLSFSDLLLSSRNRSQWISKNVMDALGPTGPGLLCITGVLGSAFLRRKLLPMARKLALLDPDKRKLILMEHHLGSDVPLKNPERDVSSFAMQLNYERTTYKSSLGKLWFDEAGSKLDLQEDDDDAFTNLGGAFKELGFCMRELGLSIARLCDREIGGGLLEESLLDSCTAKGRLIHYHSAADKYALRESQRRNQSGNRVSSKRRVQNAAEQELNRRNGAGLSGSHFNLWQQWHYDYGIFTVLTDPMFLSPYSYQEFSLMSSHSYLQIYHPSKNKFYMVKTPQDSFLVQIGESADILSKGKLRSTLHCVCKPEKLDHVSRETFVVFLHPKWSQTFSVSEYTMEHLRSDEVVPRPDLQNIVPPLSSRLRDGMTFAEFSRETTKQYYGGNGLQSNR, encoded by the exons atggcAGAAACAGAGATTCTTGAGCCCTATCAACTGTCGTTCTCGGATCTTCTTTTGTCCTCTCGTAATCGCTCTCAATGGATCTCGAAAAATGTGATGGACGCTCTTGGCCCCACCGGTCCTGGTCTCCTTTGTATCACCGGCGTTCTTGGCTCCGCCTTTCTCCGCCGTAAACTCCTTCCTATGGCTCGGAAGCTGGCTCTGCTCGATCCGGACAAGCGGAAACTCATTCTCATG GAGCACCACTTGGGTAGCGACGTTCCTCTCAAGAATCCAGAACGAGATGTCTCCTCTTTTGCAATGCAGCTCAATTATGAAAGAACAACTTATAAATCCTCACTGGGAAAGCTGTGGTTCGATGAGGCTGGATCAAAACTGGACTTGcaggaggatgatgatgatgctttcACAAATCTTGGTGGTGCTTTTAAAGAACTCGGGTTCTGCATGAGGGAGTTGGGCTTGTCCATAGCTCGTCTATGCGACAGGGAGATTGGCGGAGGCTTGCTGGAGGAGAGCTTACTGGATTCTTGCACAGCCAAAGGACGTCTCATACATTACCACTCCGCTGCTGATAAATATGCTCTCAGAGAATCCCAGAGGAGAAACCAATCTGGTAACCGAGTATCAAGCAAGAGGAGAGTCCAGAACGCTGCTGAGCAAGAGCTGAACCGTAGAAATGGAGCTGGTTTGAGTGGGAGTCACTTCAATCTGTGGCAGCAGTGGCATTACGATTATGGCATCTTTACTGTTCTCACGGATCCTATGTTTCTATCGCCGTATTCCTATCAGGAATTCAGTTTGATGAGCAGCCATTCTTACCTGCAGATCTATCATCCCAGCAAGAACAAGTTCTACATGGTCAAGACTCCACAAGACAGTTTTTTGGTCCAAATCGGAGAATCTGCTGATATTTTGTCCAAAGGGAAGCTACGGTCGACCCTTCACTGTGTGTGCAAACCAGAGAAGCTGGATCACGTAAGCCGTGAGAcatttgttgtcttcttgcaCCCAAAGTGGAGCCAAACTTTCTCAGTCTCAGAATATACAATGGAACATCTAAGGTCGGATGAGGTCGTCCCTAGACCAGATTTACAGAATATTGTTCCACCTCTATCGTCTCGGTTAAGGGATGGGATGACTTTTGCCGAGTTTTCACGTGAAACGACAAAGCAGTACTACGGAGGGAATGGTTTGCAATCTAATAGATAG
- a CDS encoding 2-oxoglutarate (2OG) and Fe(II)-dependent oxygenase superfamily protein (2-oxoglutarate (2OG) and Fe(II)-dependent oxygenase superfamily protein; FUNCTIONS IN: oxidoreductase activity; INVOLVED IN: pollen development; LOCATED IN: cellular_component unknown; EXPRESSED IN: 22 plant structures; EXPRESSED DURING: 13 growth stages; CONTAINS InterPro DOMAIN/s: Oxoglutarate/iron-dependent oxygenase (InterPro:IPR005123); BEST Arabidopsis thaliana protein match is: 2-oxoglutarate (2OG) and Fe(II)-dependent oxygenase superfamily protein (TAIR:AT4G13400.1); Has 35333 Blast hits to 34131 proteins in 2444 species: Archae - 798; Bacteria - 22429; Metazoa - 974; Fungi - 991; Plants - 531; Viruses - 0; Other Eukaryotes - 9610 (source: NCBI BLink).): MQLNYERTTYKSSLGKLWFDEAGSKLDLQEDDDDAFTNLGGAFKELGFCMRELGLSIARLCDREIGGGLLEESLLDSCTAKGRLIHYHSAADKYALRESQRRNQSGNRVSSKRRVQNAAEQELNRRNGAGLSGSHFNLWQQWHYDYGIFTVLTDPMFLSPYSYQEFSLMSSHSYLQIYHPSKNKFYMVKTPQDSFLVQIGESADILSKGKLRSTLHCVCKPEKLDHVSRETFVVFLHPKWSQTFSVSEYTMEHLRSDEVVPRPDLQNIVPPLSSRLRDGMTFAEFSRETTKQYYGGNGLQSNR, translated from the coding sequence ATGCAGCTCAATTATGAAAGAACAACTTATAAATCCTCACTGGGAAAGCTGTGGTTCGATGAGGCTGGATCAAAACTGGACTTGcaggaggatgatgatgatgctttcACAAATCTTGGTGGTGCTTTTAAAGAACTCGGGTTCTGCATGAGGGAGTTGGGCTTGTCCATAGCTCGTCTATGCGACAGGGAGATTGGCGGAGGCTTGCTGGAGGAGAGCTTACTGGATTCTTGCACAGCCAAAGGACGTCTCATACATTACCACTCCGCTGCTGATAAATATGCTCTCAGAGAATCCCAGAGGAGAAACCAATCTGGTAACCGAGTATCAAGCAAGAGGAGAGTCCAGAACGCTGCTGAGCAAGAGCTGAACCGTAGAAATGGAGCTGGTTTGAGTGGGAGTCACTTCAATCTGTGGCAGCAGTGGCATTACGATTATGGCATCTTTACTGTTCTCACGGATCCTATGTTTCTATCGCCGTATTCCTATCAGGAATTCAGTTTGATGAGCAGCCATTCTTACCTGCAGATCTATCATCCCAGCAAGAACAAGTTCTACATGGTCAAGACTCCACAAGACAGTTTTTTGGTCCAAATCGGAGAATCTGCTGATATTTTGTCCAAAGGGAAGCTACGGTCGACCCTTCACTGTGTGTGCAAACCAGAGAAGCTGGATCACGTAAGCCGTGAGAcatttgttgtcttcttgcaCCCAAAGTGGAGCCAAACTTTCTCAGTCTCAGAATATACAATGGAACATCTAAGGTCGGATGAGGTCGTCCCTAGACCAGATTTACAGAATATTGTTCCACCTCTATCGTCTCGGTTAAGGGATGGGATGACTTTTGCCGAGTTTTCACGTGAAACGACAAAGCAGTACTACGGAGGGAATGGTTTGCAATCTAATAGATAG
- the NEK4 gene encoding NIMA-related kinase 4 translates to MKITHSHCLMKAIINLAESYPLFVLIFNLVHDLTLIGLPHLYVSAEISSKCVCQMERYEVLEQIGKGSFGSALLVRHKQERKKYVLKKIRLARQSDRARRSAHQEMELISTVRNPFVVEYKDSWVEKGCYVCIVIGYCQGGDMTDTIKRACGVHFPEEKLCQWLVQLLMALDYLHSNHILHRDVKCSNIFLTKEQDIRLGDFGLAKILTSDDLTSSVVGTPSYMCPELLADIPYGSKSDIWSLGCCMYEMAAHKPPFKASDVQTLITKIHKLIMDPIPAMYSGSFRGLIKSMLRKNPELRPSANELLNHPHLQPYISMVYMKLESPRRSTFPLQFSERDATLKERRRSSFSNDRRLNPSVSDTEAGSVSSSGKASPTPMFNGRKVSEVTVGVVREEIVPQRQEEAKKQSGAARTPRVAGTSAKASTQRTVFKHELMKVSNPTERRRRVSLPLVVENPYTYESDITALCSLNSPDVSVNTPRFDKIAEFPEDIFQNQNRETASRREVARHSFSSPPCPPHGEDNSNGSITKDKCTVQKRSVSEVKQRRFDTSSYQQRAEALEGLLEFSAKLLQQERYDELGVLLKPFGAERVSSRETAIWLTKSFKEASV, encoded by the exons ATGAAAATTACTCACTCTCACTGTTTGATGAAAGCAATCATAAATCTCGCTGAAAGCTAccctttatttgttttaatctttaatcTGGTGCATGACTTGACACTGATTGGATTGCCTCATCTCT acGTTTCTGCTGAAATTTCAAGCAAGTGTGTTTGTCAGATGGAGCGGTATGAAGTCTTGGAGCAGATCGGGAAAGGGTCCTTTGGCTCTGCTCTTCTTGTTAGACACAAACAAGAACGCAAGAA ATACGTTTTGAAAAAGATTCGTCTCGCCCGCCAGTCTGATAGGGCTCGACGATCAGCTCATCAGGag ATGGAGCTCATTTCTACTGTCCGCAATCCATTTGTTGTCGAGTACAAAGATTCATGGGTTGAAAAG GGTTGCTATGTGTGCATTGTTATTGGATATTGCCAAGGCGGGGACAT GACAGATACCATCAAAAGAGCATGTGGTGTTCATTTTCCTGAGGAG AAATTATGCCAATGGCTTGTCCAACTATTAATGGCCCTCGATTATCTTCACTCCAACCATATTCTTCACCGCGATGTCAAG TGTTCTAACATATTCTTGACAAAAGAGCAAGACATACGGCTTG GTGACTTTGGACTCGCTAAGATTCTAACTTCTGATGACCTTACATCCTCT GTTGTTGGAACTCCAAGCTACATGTGTCCTGAGCTTCTTGCTGACATACCTTACGGATCAAAGTCAGACATTTGGTCGTTGG GATGCTGCATGTATGAAATGGCTGCTCATAAACCTCCTTTCAAAGCTTCC GATGTGCAGACACTGATCACCAAAATACACAAGTTGATAATGGATCCTATTCCCGCCATGTATTCCGGCTCATT CCGAGGCCTTATTAAAAGCATGTTGAGGAAAAATCCTGAACTCAGGCCAAGC GCTAACGAGCTGCTTAACCATCCTCATCTTCAGCCTTACATCAGTATGGTTTATATGAAGCTAGAGAGCCCCAGAAGAAGCACTTTTCCACTCCAATTTTCTGAGAGGGACGCTACATTGAAGGAAAGAAGGCGTTCATCATTCAGCAACGACAGGAGATTGAATCCGAGTGTCTCTGATACAGAAGCaggttctgtttcttcttcaggaaAAGCATCTCCTACACCAATGTTTAATGGAAGAAAAGTGTCAGAAGTAACTGTGGGAGTCGTCAGAGAAGAAATTGTTCCTCAACGGCAAGAGGAAGCCAAGAAGCAATCAGGTGCAGCCAGAACACCAAGAGTGGCTGGGACCTCAGCTAAAGCAAGCACGCAGCGTACTGTTTTTAAACATGAACTA ATGAAGGTATCGAATCCTACagagaggagaaggagagtatCTCTGCCGTTGGTCGTGGAAAATCCTTACACTTATGAATCAGATATTACAGCTCTTTGTTCCCTAAATTCACCGGATGTTTCTGTAAACACTCCAAGATTCGACAAGATCGCTGAATTCCCTGAAGATAtcttccaaaaccaaaacagagagacaGCGTCAAGAAGAGAAGTAGCTAGgcactctttttcttctcctccttgtCCGCCTCATGGTGAGGACAATTCCAACGGTTCGATCACAAAGGACAAGTGTACTGTACAGAAAAGGTCAGTTTCGGAGGTAAAACAGAGAAGGTTCGACACGTCATCGTATCAGCAGCGTGCGGAGGCTCTGGAGGGACTGCTGGAGTTCAGTGCAAAGCTTTTGCAGCAGGAACGGTACGATGAGCTCGGGGTTCTGCTTAAACCCTTTGGAGCCGAGAGGGTGTCTTCGAGGGAGACGGCCATCTGGTTGACCAAGAGCTTCAAAGAAGCTTCCGTGTAG